GTTAAACTTTACAGAATAAATAACGCCACAGGGACAAGTGATTACAGCCCACCCAcctgaaacaacaaatcatATCCTTACTTGTACAGCATATGAACTTATCTGGCTCCTTGTTGTTGTGTATTTAATTAAGCTTCACAAAAGCATTGATGTTATTATGACAATGTGTTCTATTTTCAAAATAGCAGATAAACAAGGCATGgctgttttttgtcatttaaatttttctcaGCTCATACAGTTACAGTACTTTGGTAGGGGTAAAATGGcaacaaatttaaagttttctgttaGAAGTTGCTGTCACACACTTACCAGAGGCACCCCACACTTTTTCAAAAACCTTGTTATATGTGGCTCTAGAAGCCATTTTGTCCCGCAGACGGAGCACAAGGTCCATCTTAGAACCTCTGCTGTCAACTCCACATTGACTGCAGAGCTTCCTGATCTCAGGTagctttaaaacaacacaaaatgtgagttatttgtaatattatttaaccctcctgaaagacaaacacaatcagaaaattcaataaataaataaataagagactACCTTAAGATTGAGAACCTCATCTGCAAGCCGCTCTTCTGTGAGAAACTGGTCTACATCACTGTTGGAATCAGGCAAGTGGACTTTTTCACTCTCTGTGTTTATCAAAATGTCAGATCGCCGTGTCTGTGGTCCAATCCAGGGGGACCAGTTGTGATAAGTAGGTTTTACAACAAAAGGATTCTTGCAGCCAGCTGAGAAAAGGCAATGGAGACAAGTAAATACAATTTTCGAGGCACATTAATGCATGAATAACTTGGtgcacaaaatgtttccaaCTTCTCTGTTGAATAGACACCAGACTTACGTGGATAAAGTCCACGGCTAATCACTTCCATAGTAACCGCTTCCCAAAAAGAGCGTGCATTCACTTCGCCATTATAGTGTTGAGGTGGGTTTGGTATTTcactaactttaaaaataaaacaaaaaatacaggattccattttttttatgttcatttcaGATGAGTCAAACATTTAGAATGAAAGTATTTTCATACTTGCAGGTTTCTAACCTAAAGACCTACCTGGCATGCTGAAAACACCTTTCTTATGGAGATCCATGACAACAACTGCAGGATGATACCCACAAGAAATGCATGAGTATTGGTAGTCATGGTCACTTAGACCTTCAAACGACAGATAGGCCTGCAGGATCCGATCCTTGTTAGGAAGGTTCTCTCCTTCTGTGTATTCGATCATTTCGATTATGCGACTTACAGCAGTGTGAGTCTACGGAAAGAATTAGggcacatttacaaaatcacaGTAATGCAGATGAAAACTTCACAAATGTGTCTTCTACCATTTGTTGTAATGTGTTAAAAATAGTATTCACATTctacacaaatattaaaaactacaactgaCCTGCAATGCATTCCTCAGTACCAGACACAGATGTACGGACAGCAGCAAGTGATCGTTGAAGTTGTGGACACCATCTTCCCAGTCTTGATATCGGTAAACCATGGAACAGTTGGGGCAAGTCTTCCTGTATGTTGATATACCTACGAGAATATTAAAAAGATTATTAAGCTCTTAAGTTGAAATGAtggaattaaaatattaatattattcttatggaaataaaaaataaatcagtacaGTTGTAATCAGAGTGCAGTAGTGTAAATTACAAACCTTTAACTACTCCTGTCATAGTCAATATTTTAGCAGTGGAAGATATCAGCTGAGGGTCACCAAGACTGGTGTGTTGTCCACATTCTGTGCATTCGGTCTCTGATGGGATCAGATGTTTGGGGAACCCATTGAGAGCCTTGGAGTCTCTACTGCTGGTGATAAGACTGTCAGGAAGATCAGCAGGTATTTTCTTCTGGTAAATCAAGTACTTGATTATCCTCTCTGCTGCTTCATCAGTGATGGAACGACTTTCCTCCTGACATTCTGATATTGTTGTCCCACACATAACATCCTCCTCTGAATTCACTGCCGCTTCGAACATGTCTGGCATTTTTTCAAAGAGATGCCACTTTGCTGTAGCCTTGTGCGTACAGGACCTTTTGCCCTCTGTACATGCACAATGCCAGGTATTTTTTCCTTTGTCATAAGTGACAATCGCCCTTCCAAGTCTGCTGAAAAACGCAGTTTTAGGTTCAAAGACAGACACGTGGAAAGTTGTGTCTGTCCCACTGCCAAAAAGAAGAACTGAAAACGGCGTATTATTTGATAGTGCCTCCTGCTGATTTCTTAAAAgttcttcttttctttgaagACTGAACCATAAGTTGTCAACCAGGATGTTGAGGGTAGTTTCAGACAGAGGTCCTTCTGACTCTGTGGCGCGTGGACAAAAGCGTAATGATTGAATGTGTTCGCACTCAAAAGGCAAAATCCCACTTCGCTTTGCAAACTGTGCATTCACATTACACCTGTCAAGCTCACATTCTGATCTGTGAAACTGTGACCAGGTGTTTTTTATTACATGTATAAGTCTTGATGGACCataaaaggatttctcaacagcaaaaacaccttttttgGCATCCACACACTGACTCCTTAAATGATGATTTTGTGAAATCAGCTCCACATTTTCttggtgttttcttttcaaatgaataCGAAGATTCTTTTTTCTCGGACAGTGAGCAAACGGTGGGAGGGAAGGTGGGGGATAAAACCCTTCAGTCTGCCGGAGGTGTGGGGTCGGAAAGGCGTTAGCTGCTAGCGACGGGGACGTGTCGCGGATAGCGTTCGGTGTTAAATGCGACTTAATTCGGAACATGACGACGTTGGATTTGGAAAGAAGTGACTGTAATAGTATGGAGTGTAGTGACGAGGAAGGAAGGAGTGGTCGGAATGAAGATAAAGAGTGGGAATTGGTGGGAAAGGGTGGAAAGAAGCAGCGAGCTgctgaaagaaagaggaaaaaaggaaatgaggaaaGCACTGAAGACACTGATAATGAAGGAACTGAGGAAGGAAAAGAAGCACCAACAATACAAAATCTGAACATTATAATAAGATTTGATGAAGGAGAAGGAGTCAAGAAAATTGATCCACTTAAACTAACAAAAGCACTTAAGACACATGTTGGGGAAATTAAACATGCTAAAGTACTGAGAGACGGAAATCTTTTGATTGGCTGTAATTCTGAAGGTCAGGTTGAAAAGGCGAAAAAGCTTGGATGGGTGTGTAAAGTCAAAGTTAGAGCAGTTGTTAAAGTgggtgaaaaaagaaataatgaaagcaAAGGAATCATAACAGGAGTGCCGTTAAGTGTTGATATGAAGGAATTAATTGAGaatctgaaagaaagaaacaaggaaGTAAAAGGAGCACGAAGAATGACAAGGGGTACAGAGAAGATTGAAACAGAAACTGTGTTGCTGgagtttgaaacaaaagaaatgccaAGGGAGGTTTTCTTTGGCTTGATAAGATTTAGTGTCAGGCAATATGTGCCCAAACCAGTGAGGTGCTTCAACTGTCAGGAATTTGGCCATattgcaaaaatgtgtaaaggaAAAAGGAGATGTGCCCGTTGTTCTGGAGACCGTGAATATGGTAAATGTGGAGTCGGAGTTAAACCAAAGTGCTGTAGTTGTGGAGGAGAGCATAGTGTCGCTTTTTGGGGATGCGAGGTAATGAAACGACAATCAgtgatacagaaaacaaaagttacgCAGAAAGTAACGTATGCAGAGGCGTGTAAAGTAGttgagaaagagaaacaaactggGAAATCTCTAACGGGAGAAAGGCAAGTAATTTCAAAAATTATGGAAAtggttgaaaagaaaattgaagaggaaaaaagaaaatggtgacTTTTATTGCAGGAGTTATAAATGCAACACCGGATGTGAAATCAAAAACGGGAAGGATTCAGATTATTGTAAAGGCAGCGTGCCATAGTTTAGACTTAAAGAATATTCGGTGGGAGGACATAAGGGGAGAACCGTGTAGTCAGGCAAGTCGAGAAGGATAGTCTCAATATTGCAATGGAATGTCAGGAGTCTTCTGTCAAATGGGCaagattttaaacagtttatttacaaattaaaagaaaaacctgatgTAATTTGTATACAGGAAACTTGGCCTTTTTTGGATTTCAAATTAGATGGATATATTGCAGTTAGATATGatagagaagaagaaaatgggGGAGGGTGTCTTTCTCTGATTAAAGAAGGTATTCCGTATAAAGTTATTGGAAGAAAAGGAGACTTGGAGTATGTTGCAACTGAAATATGGGTGGAAGAGAAGGTACtgttggttttaaatttttacaatcCTTGTAAAAAGCTTGAGGTAAGTAAACTTGAAGAGATGGATATGAAAGGAAATGTTATTTGGTGTGGAGATTTTAATGCACATCATTCATTATGGGGTAGTGAAAAAATAGATTATAATGGGAACATTTTAGAAGAATTTCTAGATAGTAATAATTTGGTTTGCTTGAATAATGGAAAGAAGACAAGGATTGATATAAATTCAGGTAAGGAATCTGTACTAGATCTGACATTTGTTGGGAGGAATTTTATAACCTATGTGAtaggaaaattttaaatgttcaaaatgatcAGAGTATTGAAAGTATGAACCGAGTGATTAGTCAGGGTATTTTAGTTGCTGCAGAGGAGGCTATTCCAAAAACATCagggaaaaataggagaaaGTTAGTTCCATGGTGGAATGAAGAGTGTAGGAAAGCAGttagagaaagaaataaagcatttaaattggttaaaaggTCTCataattttccacatttaattgaatataaaaAGTCACAAGCCAAAGTCAGGAGAACAATAAGGAGCACAAAAAGAGAATACTGGAGAGGTTTCTGTGACACAATTGGCAGTAGTACAAAACTAGGGGATGTTTGGGGGATGATCAAAAAAATGGGAATGGAGTTATCCtatactaaataaaaatgatatagTAGCTGTAACTGACAAGGAAAAGGCTGATATGTTAGTGAGAACATTTGTGGAGATACATAGTGGTAAAAATTTATTAGGTAATGAAATGGAGGgaagggagagaactaaaaagGAATATGATGGAATCTTAAGAAGAAAGGAGAATAATAATGATCTGATGAATTATCCTTTCTCTATTGGAGAGCTAAAAAGAGCTTTGGATAGAACTAGGAATAGTGCTCCAGGTAAAGATGAGGTGTGTTATATTATGCTAAGACATGTAAGTGaggaagttttaaataaattattaattttattcaataaGATTTGGAAGGAGGGGAGACTGCCTTGTAAGTGGAAAGAAGCTATTATTATTCCGTTGAAGAAACCTGGGAAAGATCAGAGTAACCCTGTAAATTACAGACCAATAGCTTTAACATCTAATCTGTGTAAACTGATGGAAAGGATGGTGAATGAGAGATTGACACAATATTTGgagtcaaaacatttaattgctcCTTATCAGAGTGGTTTTCGTAGAGGGAGAGGAACAATGGATCCTATTTTATGTTTAGAGGATGATATCAGAAAAACTCAGATTAATAAGGAaactgttgttgctgtgtttaaaacacttttctctttttattggcttttattttgtttttattacaaatttagattcttttttgtcattattatgaaagttttagtttttaatttggttttaatccaaaatagttttaattataataaaactaattctaattttattagttctttaaaattcttcagagtaaaaagtgtttttatttttgagaaggctatatttatcttaaaataatgttttatatgttgaagctttttactttcactatgACCTTGAAAAGCATCAAAATGACTCACATCAACTGGGACCAGcttcccctcagcatgatgctgcctcctcCATGTTTGGACCTGAGGTGTCCCCGTAGCGTTTCCGTGGTGACAGCGTTTCTGCTGGTTTCACGTGCAGGTGTAGCAACAGGCCGACGACGAGGCGGTCACCGACCTCAGAACATTTTACGTTTCTATTTCAAATAGTTTCCAGACGTCGATCAGGATGttgaagattttcagttttatttttcatctgatcTGTTTGATGATCCGCaggaacagaagagagaaaaatactcTGAGTTCAAGATACAAGAGttgaattcagcagaaatatgaagtattaatttcatttaaaaagctttaaagagcATGTTAATGGggcaaaatgtcattttattctgttgtggtgaaaaaaCTTGAGCTAAAATGAGACATGATAGCAGCTCTATAGATTCAGAGCCAAACACTAAAACTTCCTCCGGATCTGTAGCATTAAATCCACTTCAGAACAGATCCAGACGTCCTGAGCAGATCctccagagaaaagaaacacaagatttgAACTTGGATCATTTGTGACTCAGCTGCTTGGATGTGTGTTTGGctttgaaaggttttgttgtgaagcagaaagttgaTGAAGTTCACAGTGAAGACGACTTCAGTCCACCTGAAACCTGGTTTCACTCAAACCGTTTGATTCACTTTAAGGACGGGAAGTTTCTGATGCAACAAGAAGGaacaaaaggtcaaagttgaaatgaaacagaGATAAACTCCATGTTGCTCACAGATCTGATGGGATCAGTTTGCACAGCTGTTGTTCCAggagaacagttttgttttccagcttttgTTGACGGACAGAAATTTGCATTAGAAGATGAGATAATAACCGACtttctttggtttatttgtgtggatttaaagtcgtacaactttaaagaaaagcaggaaaaccttGAGGAGGAACCTGAGCAGCCTTCTGACAGACCAAACACTGAGAGGAACCAGAGTTTGCATCGTCAAAGTGACGACTGTGAAATCATCTGAATCTTGTGACTCGTTTCCCATCAAATCCCAGACAGGAGAAGCAAAGCCTCACGTCTCCAACATGAAGATGGAACAGGATGCAGGACTTCCACCGAGCGTCACGTCACTCACAGCAGATCAGGAGTCTGGCTCTTCACCTCGACACTACCTCAAACCTGGGACAGCgaggggttaaaggtcatctCCAGCACcttaaatgtgcaacatttcacTTCATATGAGAGCGTCTCAGTTTAGAGGCCAAAACCAGCCAAGAAGCTTCAGAGTTTTCCTGCAACGTAGCGCTGGTCTATTGGCCTCAGTGAGGCTGGTTTTACTGAAGATGTGTTCAGGGCAGCAGGAAAATTCAGCGCTAATACGGACGGGACCAACGACTCCACCTATGATGATGCTTGGATATGAGTTTATATGTTCAGATCTACATGAGATGAAACAGTCGATTTTCATCACATATCAGCACATTCTCCATCGGTCACCCTGCCGTCtttctggatttattcattatttacatcatcaatggaaattgttcaaccagatgtttatctttattttaatttaattcagatCAAGTCAGCTTACATTACTGTCgttaaataagagtcactgcaggattttattcagtctgaccAGAAAAGTCTTCCTGTAAgagtttaacacagcagctgcattttattatttttaaacagtttttattacatatataactccaaacagttaataaaaaatgtcaggataaTATGTGAGTCAGTAAATTGTCAATATGACTCAGGAagactgttagtttttctctaaactccacattaagtggatattaaatgtaaacaatgcagcattatcaggactgtagttcccactatggccaccagagggcggaaattccccgctctgaatatagaggtgagtttgtagagctgcagctggtttctgacttctgttaagttgatcacgtttatgtctttctcattataaatactaatattattatggtctgtctaaaggactgacagctgatttaatatatagatGTGTTATTTACATGCAGATAACTCAtctatatatcctaaataaattacatattaatgtttcctgatgaaataaataactggtttgTTCACCAAGATACCGAGTTTCCGTTTTAGAGTCAGGAGAATATttatgatatattatttttttctggaaaacagaataattatgataattttgcttcagagcccaattatataatttatatcacatcctaagaaaattacacacttatgctttctgataaaataataaactaacaagCTAAAATGTACTTAGAGGAGAATTTAGttccttgtgttttactttgaaggaatccacaggaagtgctattCACATATCAACTCTCTAGCTTTACTCTGGTTGTATTTACATACTGCgtccactagggggcagaaggctaagttagcagctagctagttTCCCGCTCCTGATTGGCTAATGTAGCCCGTGTTGCTTTCTTCGTGTTTCTGcggttttatttcttaaatcttctttctactttaacatgaaatcaatgttttatctgtcagtgtgaactagaagcagctccacagagatgaaaacagcccgcagagactctgagcggagctaacgatgctaacgatgctaacaggctccagcagctggttttacacacaaactgattaTCCTAATTGGATTTCTTGATTTCTACAGTAGTCCTTGTCCCTGGAGATGTGAATGTTTTGCTTGCAGCTCAGTATTTAATTGTCCACTGCTTGACAGTGGCATCATGGGAGGTGGTGACTAGAGTGTGAGCGTCGATCCAGTCGAAACTTATTtatcctaaataaattacatattaatgTTTCCTGATGAGCTGTGGCTCCTAAACTGGAGCTTCAGCTCCAACAGAGCTGAATCAAAGCTCTACAACTCTGGTTTAGACGCTAATATGCTGAGCTTCCGGTCTGAAggtaggaaaatatttatgaaaagttaaattatcctggaaacagtcagaatgatgttgatgttttagctgcagagcCGCGAACTGAACTATTATTATCAGAGCAGGGCGGGttttgccctctagtggacacagatgagaggaaaacacaagttaCGTGACTTCCTGTGGaaatagaaactgaaaccaactctggtctccttcagatcagcctccattttgagctgcaggatggaaataacttgctgacttgttactagaggtaagtgttgccgctccgggtccctccgtgtctctcggctctctggagcCTTTCTAACCGATGAACCCACCGAGGCTTCCCGGGGCCTCAGTCACCTCGGCCTGGGTCGCTCGGCTCTCATAGGGCCTGGTCCccgcagcagcgctctgtttactttattgaaggcctgatctagaaaggaattagatcaaatgaaaaactttattgtgagaCGTTGCTGCTTATAAAGTGATGCTAAGTGAGGTTACATTATGCGACTataaggaacaaaaagagaaatattgaacacactataaacacacagctcagttactgcgcagttaacctggtgaatgatcagctatgatctaccatgacagcagcatctaaagctgatctgtttgtgtggagcaataatgaacttttcagatttaatctaaataaactgagaacttaatgtaacttttacagtccatcagttcttgctgcagcgactctctctggtgttttaacctaaaaagcagaactaaaacattgtaaactagtttctctgcttgttgaaatcagcaggaagtgaatcacatcactccgtccctcatcagtctggggttcagcagaaactgatgtttctcttgtctgtggatcagaaccggctttaagccgtccacagatttcctctcttcctcctcactgagtttgatctttttccaggttttcctcttgttgctcctttcagcaggaagaaactctttgtctctcaaagctctgctggaaaaatgcatccagatccagactgactcttacctgaaaggttgctgtgtttagcaatcagtatctgcaaaatcggaatcgatcagccagaaaactgcagtcggttcaaccctaaaaataacaaaacttttaaatggagcaataataataaaataaataatttcacaaacgttttagatcagttgtaacaaactagtttctaattaaaagagttgcattaatgtgtctctttattttgaagttcaatcagatcaatagactaaatatgtttcaggcctcgctgagtgtttgggggcttcatccccctattgaagcagctg
This region of Xiphophorus hellerii strain 12219 chromosome 24, Xiphophorus_hellerii-4.1, whole genome shotgun sequence genomic DNA includes:
- the LOC116715486 gene encoding uncharacterized protein LOC116715486, with the translated sequence MFRIKSHLTPNAIRDTSPSLAANAFPTPHLRQTEGFYPPPSLPPFAHCPRKKNLRIHLKRKHQENVELISQNHHLRSQCVDAKKGVFAVEKSFYGPSRLIHVIKNTWSQFHRSECELDRCNVNAQFAKRSGILPFECEHIQSLRFCPRATESEGPLSETTLNILVDNLWFSLQRKEELLRNQQEALSNNTPFSVLLFGSGTDTTFHVSVFEPKTAFFSRLGRAIVTYDKGKNTWHCACTEGKRSCTHKATAKWHLFEKMPDMFEAAVNSEEDVMCGTTISECQEESRSITDEAAERIIKYLIYQKKIPADLPDSLITSSRDSKALNGFPKHLIPSETECTECGQHTSLGDPQLISSTAKILTMTGVVKGISTYRKTCPNCSMVYRYQDWEDGVHNFNDHLLLSVHLCLVLRNALQTHTAVSRIIEMIEYTEGENLPNKDRILQAYLSFEGLSDHDYQYSCISCGYHPAVVVMDLHKKGVFSMPVSEIPNPPQHYNGEVNARSFWEAVTMEVISRGLYPPGCKNPFVVKPTYHNWSPWIGPQTRRSDILINTESEKVHLPDSNSDVDQFLTEERLADEVLNLKLPEIRKLCSQCGVDSRGSKMDLVLRLRDKMASRATYNKVFEKVWGASGGWAVITCPCGVIYSVKFNLRAESPRDFADLLLSWKLVSHLKKRCPQDTPFTIHEGRLVEPTPENIRQATEKNLAVNLPWLKHRKEPEDKGGHPVTGSVEHYCLRDVFHQGNSKDDKDVLRRIEMVPELVGRLNSQCAEQLFAGMRKNNYFLNMLTPSTHIFLQRNILHHFNLRKNTKTKQEILKVAGQHATLVLDQNGCIMMGCEKSQQHACSLEASIVQTHQCPLADSLASLKTTEANKSTWSQQPNTTETTLLAQVLDQTRDAGEYVACVDGQVLTRRDMFTLGLSQDINGEILNSCLKAVERMCSDKGIKVIAGNSHVVHTWFPPLSLDPALHLPPRAQDLDWVLIPVWRPGHWTPCILKPKQREIFFLDSISGFTDENHIKTLREVCLQMSSGPWTEFVGNDVKGLPKQGLSNNCGMFVVMYALYFVMGASFDFSENDMMTIRRWWCLSLLRNFPVRSREELQKERKRKKVGERAKCETLCADDHTYAKTAEAQNEVQRIPPILQMPLNVLEAVLQEVIPAQGDSAYLTLALTCKTFQAIVSHPVFRKKTHFAWLDGEINWGKFSESFKAENRIPDCVGFTGNGRRGEYPGYYCDGRPGLCPECQY